A single window of Archangium gephyra DNA harbors:
- a CDS encoding ABC transporter ATP-binding protein has translation MSLARPQARRIMGGIVFLLIASGLMLVYPKAIGDIIDQAIKAGDRAQIDSIALTMGVVFILQGVAMALRFYLFTTAGERVVTQLRQDLFASLMSQEVGFFDERKTGELTNRLASDTTVLQNAVSVNISMGLRNAAQAVGGIALLLYTSPVLTGLMLLIVPAVAIGAVTYGRRVRGLSKQTQDALAAANEVAEESLSGIRTVRSFAAERHEVERYRSATERAYDVARRRVSQSSIFMAAASSASYLASAVVLWYGGRLVLDGKMTVGNLTSFLIYSMMVAFALGALTDLWADFMRATGAAERVFELIDRKPTIPATGGERLASVQGRVEFQQVRFAYPTRPDVPVLQGIDLKLDPGEVVAIVGPSGAGKSTIAGLLARMYDPQGGRLLLDGKALDALDPEWLRQQIGTVAQEPMLFASSIEDNIRYGRMDATQEELEAAARAANAHEFISRFPEGYRTLVGERGVQLSGGQKQRIAIARAMLKNPRLLVLDEATSALDAESEHLVQEALERLMKGRTTLIIAHRLSTVIGADRVLVLEGGQVVQSGNHAALMGQEGLYRRLVERQFVAA, from the coding sequence GCCCGCCCCCAGGCGCGCAGGATCATGGGCGGCATCGTCTTCCTGCTCATCGCCAGCGGCCTGATGCTGGTGTACCCGAAGGCCATCGGGGACATCATCGACCAGGCCATCAAGGCGGGAGACCGCGCGCAGATAGACAGCATCGCCCTGACGATGGGTGTCGTCTTCATCCTGCAGGGCGTGGCGATGGCGCTGCGCTTCTACCTCTTCACCACCGCGGGCGAGCGCGTGGTGACGCAGCTGCGGCAGGATCTGTTCGCCAGCCTCATGTCCCAGGAGGTGGGCTTCTTCGACGAGCGCAAGACGGGAGAGCTCACCAACCGGCTGGCCTCGGACACCACGGTGCTGCAGAACGCGGTAAGCGTGAACATCTCCATGGGCCTGCGCAACGCGGCGCAGGCGGTGGGCGGCATCGCGCTGCTGCTCTACACCTCGCCGGTGCTCACGGGGCTGATGCTGCTCATCGTCCCGGCGGTGGCGATTGGCGCGGTGACGTACGGCCGCAGGGTGCGCGGGCTGTCCAAGCAGACGCAGGACGCGCTCGCCGCCGCCAACGAGGTCGCCGAGGAGAGCCTCTCCGGCATCCGCACCGTGCGCTCCTTCGCCGCCGAGCGGCACGAGGTGGAGCGTTACCGCTCGGCCACCGAGCGCGCCTATGACGTCGCGCGCCGCCGGGTGAGCCAGTCCTCCATCTTCATGGCCGCGGCCTCCTCCGCTTCCTACCTCGCCTCGGCGGTGGTGCTCTGGTACGGCGGCCGGCTGGTGCTGGACGGGAAGATGACGGTGGGCAATCTCACCTCCTTCCTCATCTACTCGATGATGGTGGCCTTCGCGCTGGGCGCCCTGACGGACCTGTGGGCGGACTTCATGCGCGCCACGGGCGCCGCCGAGCGCGTCTTCGAGCTCATCGACCGCAAGCCCACCATCCCCGCCACGGGTGGCGAGCGCCTGGCGTCGGTGCAGGGCCGCGTCGAGTTCCAGCAGGTGCGTTTCGCCTACCCCACGCGCCCGGACGTGCCGGTGCTGCAGGGCATCGACTTGAAGCTGGACCCGGGCGAGGTGGTGGCCATCGTCGGCCCCTCGGGCGCGGGCAAGTCCACCATCGCCGGGCTGCTGGCCCGCATGTACGATCCGCAGGGCGGGCGCCTGCTGCTGGACGGCAAGGCGCTGGACGCGTTGGATCCCGAGTGGCTGCGTCAGCAGATTGGCACGGTGGCCCAGGAGCCCATGCTCTTCGCCTCCTCCATCGAGGACAACATCCGCTACGGCCGCATGGACGCCACGCAGGAGGAGCTCGAGGCCGCCGCGCGCGCCGCCAACGCCCACGAGTTCATCTCCCGCTTCCCCGAGGGCTACCGCACCCTGGTGGGTGAGCGCGGTGTGCAGCTGTCCGGTGGCCAGAAGCAGCGCATCGCCATCGCGCGCGCCATGCTCAAGAATCCGCGCCTGCTGGTGCTGGACGAAGCCACCAGCGCGCTCGACGCCGAGAGCGAGCACCTGGTGCAGGAGGCCCTGGAGCGGCTGATGAAGGGCCGCACCACGCTCATCATCGCCCACCGCTTGTCCACGGTGATTGGCGCGGACCGCGTGCTGGTGCTCGAGGGCGGCCAGGTGGTGCAGAGCGGCAACCACGCCGCGCTCATGGGCCAGGAGGGCCTCTACCGCCGGCTGGTGGAGCGTCAGTTCGTGGCGGCCTAG